Proteins from one Verrucomicrobiota bacterium genomic window:
- a CDS encoding sialate O-acetylesterase: MKMIQLKATYTGLLLCLCGSFLLRADVRLPAIFSDHLVLQQGKAVAVWGWADPGEQVNVQFGLHSAKTKADNQGAWKVELEKLPASATPAELKVTGKNEIVIKDVLVGEVWVCSGQSNMGMTVDRCLNAQEEIAKSANPQIRMFRVPLTVADEPQKDLVKRDAQSVWLEADPKHTGAFTAAGYFMGRELQKELKVPIGLINTSWGGTRAEAWTSKPALEAVPCCRPILSGWETFLKTYDVDKDRAQYDAATKSLNAKIQKIKADNAKPGAKQQVLPRAPRPWENRLTSQHRPSVLFNAMIAPIVPYTARGAIWYQGESNQGRAEQYLTLLPTLINDWRKQWNDQFSFYIVQLASYGNGKVQPQPIGTNDTWAELQWTELQTALNVPQCGLAVANDVGEEKDIHPRNKQEVGRRLALQALAQDYGRTSLVKDGPIYASAKFTDGKCTISFKNAKDGLKSRDGGELKGFIIAGADQAWKPAQAKIVGDQIQVWNDEIAKPVAVRYYWTSWNPEANLVNHDGLPASLFRTDDWELSTKGEQDPFPIAAAKAAAAATSKKK, translated from the coding sequence ATGAAAATGATTCAATTGAAAGCCACTTATACTGGATTGCTTCTTTGCCTCTGCGGCAGTTTTCTGCTGCGCGCCGATGTCCGATTGCCAGCCATCTTCTCCGACCACTTGGTCCTCCAGCAAGGCAAGGCGGTGGCGGTTTGGGGCTGGGCCGATCCTGGCGAACAGGTCAACGTGCAGTTCGGTCTGCACTCCGCGAAAACCAAAGCGGACAACCAAGGCGCATGGAAGGTGGAACTTGAGAAGTTGCCGGCTAGCGCCACGCCCGCAGAATTGAAGGTGACGGGTAAAAACGAAATAGTGATCAAGGATGTATTGGTGGGCGAAGTGTGGGTCTGCTCCGGCCAATCCAATATGGGCATGACCGTGGACCGATGCCTGAACGCGCAAGAAGAAATCGCGAAATCCGCCAACCCTCAAATCCGGATGTTCCGGGTGCCTTTGACGGTCGCGGACGAGCCGCAGAAAGATCTGGTGAAGCGCGATGCCCAGTCGGTTTGGCTGGAGGCCGATCCCAAGCACACGGGGGCCTTTACGGCGGCAGGCTATTTTATGGGGCGCGAATTACAAAAGGAACTCAAAGTGCCCATCGGGTTGATCAACACATCGTGGGGCGGAACTCGCGCTGAGGCCTGGACCAGCAAGCCCGCGCTTGAAGCCGTGCCGTGCTGCCGTCCGATCCTTTCGGGCTGGGAGACATTTTTGAAAACTTACGATGTCGACAAGGATCGAGCACAGTATGACGCTGCAACTAAGTCGCTCAATGCCAAGATTCAGAAGATCAAAGCCGATAACGCCAAGCCTGGAGCCAAACAGCAGGTGTTGCCGCGAGCTCCGCGTCCTTGGGAAAACCGGCTGACCTCGCAACACCGCCCGTCCGTGTTGTTCAATGCTATGATCGCCCCGATTGTTCCCTACACCGCCCGGGGCGCCATCTGGTATCAAGGCGAATCCAACCAGGGCCGCGCCGAGCAATATCTGACGCTCCTGCCCACGCTGATCAACGACTGGCGCAAACAGTGGAATGACCAGTTTAGTTTCTACATTGTCCAACTCGCCAGTTACGGCAACGGGAAGGTACAGCCGCAACCCATCGGCACCAACGACACTTGGGCCGAACTGCAGTGGACCGAACTCCAAACCGCCCTCAACGTGCCCCAGTGCGGTCTGGCCGTGGCTAATGACGTCGGCGAGGAAAAGGACATCCATCCCAGGAACAAGCAGGAGGTCGGTCGGCGTTTGGCGTTGCAGGCGCTCGCCCAGGATTACGGACGTACCAGCCTCGTCAAAGACGGGCCAATTTACGCCTCCGCGAAATTCACCGACGGCAAATGCACTATCTCCTTCAAGAATGCGAAAGACGGTTTGAAGTCACGCGATGGCGGGGAGCTTAAGGGCTTTATTATTGCGGGCGCCGACCAGGCGTGGAAGCCGGCCCAGGCGAAGATTGTCGGCGATCAAATCCAAGTGTGGAATGATGAGATCGCCAAGCCCGTCGCGGTGCGGTACTATTGGACGAGTTGGAATCCCGAGGCCAACCTGGTGAACCATGACGGCCTGCCCGCCAGTCTTTTCCGGACGGACGACTGGGAGCTTTCCACCAAAGGTGAGCAAGATCCTTTCCCCATTGCTGCGGCGAAAGCGGCCGCCGCCGCGACGAGCAAAAAGAAGTAG
- a CDS encoding endo-1,4-beta-xylanase has product MSTAQAQDKSPIVKRDPQYGNLWQDPQVEQRINAGIQLNRMGFATIRFVDAQSNALNHVEIKLEQTRHEFLFGCNLFMLDGFPSAELNQRHEEAFCSVFNLAVLPFFWRDLEPEPGKLRFAKDSPRVYRRPPPDRCLEFCQSHGITPKGHLLIWHQWLPNWLPDNQDEVKRLMIQRFEQIAARYGKDIKYWDVVDEALYRPPEVPLPKDYVYTAMQEAARIFPRDAKLDIGDAQLCLKDFHLDSSPYYLMIHNLLLRNARLDAVGLSFQTHFLPLQQYSTELRPLEMFRLLDQYADFRLPIQFTQVTVPGLPAGAEGEKNQAETVRNVYRLWFSHPNVEMINWWNLVDGTAVPSENKWLPGLLREDLSRKPAFEVLYNLIRNEWWTKIQQNSGPKTSLKIQGFYGDYQLIANHGGNTLQSKIHLTKGGMNEFVIQFP; this is encoded by the coding sequence ATGAGCACTGCCCAAGCGCAAGATAAGTCCCCCATTGTCAAACGCGATCCGCAGTACGGAAACCTCTGGCAGGACCCGCAAGTCGAACAACGGATCAACGCGGGCATCCAGCTCAACCGCATGGGGTTCGCCACTATACGGTTTGTAGATGCGCAGAGCAACGCGCTGAATCACGTCGAAATTAAACTGGAACAGACGCGGCATGAGTTTCTGTTTGGCTGCAATCTGTTCATGTTGGATGGTTTCCCCTCAGCGGAGTTGAACCAGCGTCACGAAGAGGCTTTCTGCTCGGTCTTTAACCTAGCCGTCCTGCCCTTCTTCTGGCGCGACTTGGAACCGGAACCGGGGAAACTACGCTTCGCCAAGGACAGTCCGCGCGTTTACCGCCGCCCACCGCCTGACCGTTGTCTCGAATTCTGTCAGAGCCATGGCATCACTCCCAAAGGGCATCTGTTGATTTGGCATCAGTGGTTACCGAACTGGCTGCCCGACAATCAAGACGAGGTTAAACGGCTGATGATCCAGCGCTTCGAGCAAATCGCCGCGCGCTATGGCAAAGATATTAAATACTGGGACGTGGTGGACGAGGCGCTGTATCGTCCGCCCGAGGTGCCGCTGCCCAAAGACTATGTTTATACGGCGATGCAGGAAGCCGCCCGGATCTTCCCGAGAGATGCGAAGTTGGACATCGGCGATGCCCAGTTATGTTTGAAAGACTTCCATCTGGACAGCAGTCCCTATTACCTGATGATCCACAACCTGCTCCTGCGGAATGCGCGGCTGGATGCGGTCGGGCTTTCGTTTCAAACCCATTTCCTGCCGTTGCAACAATACAGCACCGAGCTTCGCCCGCTGGAAATGTTCAGGCTGTTGGACCAATACGCCGATTTCCGGTTGCCCATTCAATTCACCCAGGTTACCGTCCCCGGACTTCCGGCGGGCGCAGAAGGTGAGAAAAACCAGGCAGAAACAGTACGAAATGTGTATCGCCTGTGGTTCAGCCATCCGAATGTGGAAATGATCAACTGGTGGAATCTCGTGGATGGCACCGCCGTGCCCAGCGAGAACAAGTGGCTTCCTGGACTTCTCCGCGAGGATCTCTCCCGCAAACCCGCTTTTGAAGTGCTCTACAATCTCATCCGAAACGAATGGTGGACCAAAATCCAACAAAACTCCGGGCCTAAGACTTCGCTTAAAATTCAGGGATTCTACGGCGATTACCAACTCATCGCGAATCACGGTGGTAATACCCTCCAATCCAAAATCCATCTAACCAAGGGGGGCATGAACGAGTTTGTAATCCAATTCCCGTAA
- a CDS encoding DNA-binding transcriptional regulator, whose translation METKRRVALLMGTSLAYHRELTQGIAQFNREHSHWVIRFEGLRMVDPPPKWLRNWKGDGILVYVANWRMAKVVGQAGVPAIAFRWAVATPGIPAISTDHYAVAAMAAEHLRERGFRYFAACALPRGQHPPLDQRVDAFVAAIQGYGFCCEVFETEPNRTWEQEQQQIAGWLKSLPKPVGVMGCNDERGVQLLNACRQAGLDVPDQVAVLGVGNDDCLCSLAHPPLSSIDLAPHRIGYEAAALLERMMAGERVPPEEILIPPRAVVTRLSTDVLATDDKVVARVVAFIRDHACEGIHLSDVLANVNMTRWMLEPRVKRVLGRTMYQEIQRVQMEQVKHLLTQTDLPIKQIAAQTGFHYVPYLTRAFGRIVSQTPAQYRKQLRRQAGPNNNSQVAHNSPTRLDSIRMQP comes from the coding sequence ATGGAAACCAAACGCCGAGTCGCCTTGCTCATGGGAACCTCTCTGGCTTATCATCGGGAGTTGACACAGGGCATTGCCCAATTCAATCGCGAGCACAGCCACTGGGTCATCCGATTCGAGGGATTGCGCATGGTGGACCCACCGCCCAAATGGCTGCGGAATTGGAAAGGCGATGGCATTCTGGTTTATGTTGCCAATTGGCGGATGGCCAAAGTCGTGGGGCAAGCGGGTGTGCCTGCCATTGCCTTCCGTTGGGCGGTGGCCACCCCTGGAATCCCAGCCATCAGCACCGACCATTACGCCGTGGCGGCGATGGCGGCGGAGCATTTGCGGGAGCGTGGGTTTCGATATTTTGCGGCCTGCGCCCTGCCGCGCGGCCAGCACCCGCCCCTGGATCAGCGCGTAGATGCATTTGTGGCAGCCATCCAAGGCTACGGCTTTTGCTGCGAGGTGTTTGAGACGGAACCCAACCGCACCTGGGAGCAGGAACAACAACAGATCGCCGGCTGGCTCAAGTCCCTTCCGAAACCGGTCGGCGTGATGGGCTGCAATGACGAACGCGGCGTCCAACTTTTAAATGCGTGCCGCCAAGCGGGGCTGGACGTGCCCGACCAGGTTGCCGTTCTTGGCGTCGGCAATGACGATTGTCTTTGCAGCTTGGCTCATCCGCCACTCAGCAGCATTGACCTGGCACCGCACCGGATTGGCTACGAGGCCGCCGCGCTTTTGGAACGCATGATGGCCGGCGAACGCGTGCCGCCTGAGGAGATTCTGATCCCTCCTCGCGCCGTCGTCACCCGGCTCTCGACCGATGTCTTGGCGACGGACGACAAGGTTGTGGCGCGTGTGGTGGCGTTTATTCGTGATCACGCCTGCGAGGGCATACATCTTAGCGACGTGCTCGCAAACGTCAACATGACCCGATGGATGCTGGAGCCGAGGGTCAAACGCGTGCTGGGCCGGACCATGTATCAGGAAATCCAGCGCGTGCAGATGGAGCAGGTAAAACACCTCCTCACGCAAACCGACCTGCCGATCAAGCAGATCGCCGCGCAAACGGGCTTCCACTACGTGCCGTATCTAACCCGCGCCTTTGGCCGGATTGTCAGCCAGACTCCCGCGCAATACCGCAAGCAGCTGCGAAGGCAGGCAGGACCAAACAACAACTCCCAGGTTGCCCATAATAGCCCAACGCGATTGGATTCTATTCGCATGCAACCGTGA
- a CDS encoding BNR-4 repeat-containing protein — protein MKKIILTILVFGRLAVIAAETVSAPTADGYRGIWFTLGQFSKYGDKYSGGLGTYTADHQPMAVYAPRVDKTFFTYGGTIPGQRHLLIMVSCFDHKTGTVPRPVIVCDKMGVDDPHDDASINIDDQGYIWVFISGRNVVRLGLKYRSREPFSIAAFDRVEEKVMTYPQAWYLPGQGWFHFFTKYAPVSRPGFWARELYWQTSADGKAWTVDQKLAGFGGHYSSSGVCGNKIASFFNYHPNGDNDKRSNLYYVQTEDFGKTWTTVDGRPLELPLHAASNPALVFDFQKQGKLMYNCDLNFDRAGRPLLIYVTSRWHQPGPEGNPRELCLSRWDGKAWQTSVISQVGHNYAMGSLWVDGDEWKVIVPTQTGPQRWGAGGEMCLWSSRNQGQTWTMTRQMTHDSPRNHNYARRPLNARDPFFVFWADGDADKFSESHLYFGDASGQHVWQLPYDMSNSTAKPVRF, from the coding sequence GTGAAAAAAATAATCCTCACCATACTTGTGTTCGGCCGCCTTGCCGTAATCGCAGCCGAGACGGTATCCGCCCCCACCGCTGATGGCTACCGGGGCATCTGGTTCACGCTGGGCCAGTTTTCCAAATACGGCGACAAATACTCCGGCGGCCTGGGGACCTATACCGCCGATCATCAACCGATGGCGGTGTATGCGCCGCGGGTGGACAAGACCTTCTTTACCTACGGCGGCACGATTCCGGGCCAGCGGCATCTACTGATCATGGTATCCTGCTTTGACCACAAGACCGGCACCGTGCCGCGTCCGGTGATTGTCTGTGACAAAATGGGCGTGGATGACCCCCACGATGATGCCAGCATCAACATAGATGACCAGGGCTACATCTGGGTCTTTATCAGCGGTCGCAACGTGGTTCGCCTCGGCTTGAAATACCGCAGCCGGGAGCCCTTCAGCATTGCCGCGTTTGACCGGGTTGAAGAAAAAGTGATGACTTATCCGCAAGCATGGTATCTCCCGGGGCAGGGCTGGTTCCACTTTTTCACCAAGTATGCTCCGGTGAGCCGGCCTGGCTTTTGGGCGCGTGAGCTTTACTGGCAGACCAGCGCCGACGGCAAGGCGTGGACGGTCGATCAAAAACTGGCCGGTTTCGGCGGTCATTATTCGAGCAGTGGCGTCTGTGGAAATAAGATCGCCAGCTTCTTCAATTATCATCCGAATGGCGACAATGACAAGCGCTCGAACCTTTATTATGTCCAGACGGAGGACTTCGGCAAGACGTGGACCACCGTGGACGGCCGGCCACTTGAGCTTCCGTTGCACGCGGCGAGTAATCCCGCGCTCGTCTTCGACTTCCAGAAGCAGGGGAAGCTTATGTATAATTGCGACCTCAACTTTGATCGCGCCGGTCGTCCGTTGCTGATCTATGTGACCAGCCGCTGGCATCAACCGGGCCCGGAAGGCAATCCCCGCGAGCTCTGTCTTTCGCGCTGGGACGGCAAGGCCTGGCAGACCAGCGTAATCTCCCAGGTGGGTCACAACTATGCCATGGGCAGCTTGTGGGTTGACGGCGACGAGTGGAAGGTGATTGTCCCGACCCAGACTGGGCCGCAGCGGTGGGGTGCCGGCGGCGAAATGTGCCTCTGGAGCAGCAGGAATCAAGGACAGACGTGGACGATGACCAGGCAGATGACCCACGATAGCCCGAGGAACCACAACTATGCGCGCCGCCCGCTCAATGCCCGCGATCCGTTCTTTGTCTTCTGGGCCGACGGTGATGCAGACAAGTTCTCGGAATCGCACCTGTATTTTGGCGA